The Archangium primigenium genomic interval TCTTTGAGAGGGAAAAGCCGCGTGGGTCAGATCCGACCGAGCTTCCACCGCCCGCGCCGGAAGAGCACGGCGCACAGGATGCCGAGCACGCAGTAGCCGATGGTGATGGCCAGGAAGGCGCCCAGGGCCCCGAGGCCCAGGGGGCCCGAGAGCACCCAGGCCAGGGGAATCTGGAGCAGCCAGATGGACACCAGGTTGATGAGGGTGGGCGTGGTGGTGTCCCCGGCGCCGTTGAAGGCATGGGGCAGCACGGTCCCGAAGGCGTAGAAGAGCAGGCCCACGCTCACGATGCGCAGGCAGCGCGTGGCCTGGAAGACGACCTCGGCCTCGGTGGTGAAGGCGTGCACCAGGGGCTCGGCGAACACGAGGAAGCCCAGGGCCACCGCGCACAGGAAGAAGAGGGTGTGGAAGCTGGCGCGCCAGGCGACGCGCTCGGCCCGGTCGCTGTCGCCGGCCCCCAGGCTCTGGCCCACGAGCGTGCCCGCCGCGTGGCTCAGGCCCCAGGAGGGCTGCTGCGCGAGCAGGATGATGCGCATGGCGATGGTGTAGCCGGCGAGCGCCGCGCTGCCGAACTGGGCGATGATGCGCATGAGGACCAGCCAGTTGCCCATGGTGAGCAGGGCCTGGAGCAGGGCGCTGCCGGACAGCCGCAGGAGCGACAGGAGCGTGCGCGGCTCCATGCCCAGGTGCCGCCGGGCGATGACGAGCCGGCCCCGGCCCCGGGCCAGGGCCCGGAGCTGGTAGAGCACGCCCACGCCGCGGCTGAGCGTGGTGGCCACCGCGGCGCCCAGGACGCCCATGCCCTCGAGCGGCCCCATGCCGAAGATGAGCAGCGGGGCGAGCACCAGGTTGAGGGCATTGGCCACCCAGAGCGCGCGCATGGACGTGGCCGCGTCCCCCGCGCCGCGCAGGATGGCGCTGATGAGGAAGAGCAGCATGATGATGACCGTGCTGCCGAGCATCACCCGGGCGTAGGGCGTGCCGTGGGCCACCACCTCGGGCGAGGCGCCCAGGGCCGAGAGCAATTGGGGCGCGAAGAGGGCGCCCAGCACCGCCACCGGCACGGACAGGAACAGGCCCAGCCACAAGGACTGCACCGCCGCGCTCGCCGCGCGCTCGGGGTTCTTCTCCCCGATGCGTCGGGCCACCAGCGCCGTGGCGCCGATGGACAGGCCCATGGGCAAGGTCTGCAGGAAGGACAGCATGGACTCGGTGAGGCCCACCGTGGCCACCGAGGCCGCGCCCAGCCGGGAGACGAAGAAGACGTCCACCACGGCGAAGACGGACTCCATCACCATCTCCAACACCATGGGGATGGACAAGAGCAGCAGCGCGCGGTTGACGGAACCGGCGGTCAGGTCCCGGGTCGTGCCCCGCAGCGCCTCGCGCAGCGTGGACCACCAACCAGAGGGAGCGTCGAGGGAGGGGGAGGAAGCAGGCGTGAAGATTTCAGGAGAAAGCGTCTGGGACATGAAATGAAGCGCGCCGAAGGGGTTGGCTTCTTCGCGATGCCAGG includes:
- a CDS encoding MATE family efflux transporter, whose protein sequence is MKHARGVVPWHREEANPFGALHFMSQTLSPEIFTPASSPSLDAPSGWWSTLREALRGTTRDLTAGSVNRALLLLSIPMVLEMVMESVFAVVDVFFVSRLGAASVATVGLTESMLSFLQTLPMGLSIGATALVARRIGEKNPERAASAAVQSLWLGLFLSVPVAVLGALFAPQLLSALGASPEVVAHGTPYARVMLGSTVIIMLLFLISAILRGAGDAATSMRALWVANALNLVLAPLLIFGMGPLEGMGVLGAAVATTLSRGVGVLYQLRALARGRGRLVIARRHLGMEPRTLLSLLRLSGSALLQALLTMGNWLVLMRIIAQFGSAALAGYTIAMRIILLAQQPSWGLSHAAGTLVGQSLGAGDSDRAERVAWRASFHTLFFLCAVALGFLVFAEPLVHAFTTEAEVVFQATRCLRIVSVGLLFYAFGTVLPHAFNGAGDTTTPTLINLVSIWLLQIPLAWVLSGPLGLGALGAFLAITIGYCVLGILCAVLFRRGRWKLGRI